In the Nicotiana tabacum cultivar K326 chromosome 16, ASM71507v2, whole genome shotgun sequence genome, one interval contains:
- the LOC107803798 gene encoding RNA-binding protein 1 — translation MEDLDKNKLFCGGIPRETTEQMLKEHFSKYGTVVSSVIAKDRETGRPRGFAFVSFSDSSAVDKALQDTHEILGRMVEVKKAIPRSEQHQQQSQQQQQQNSRGLNWNSRTNGRSNDQFRTKKIFVGGLSANLTKEDFKSYFERFGRITDVVVMHDNVTHRPRGFGFITFDSEDAVEEVMQKNFHELSGKLVEVKRAIPKDENSNSSNGYHARVGNGSGSNYNAYQQGMYPSYSPRYVYCCGPVSGYGNVAGYPYGVGTFGGNYPAGAYPGIGYGITSLVPPRGPWNNPTMTGLRGNSPLPYGSTGAIYPTYINGGIGVMGVATNGYGGILGAAVNEKSGQVSVRDAQGVSD, via the exons ATGGAGGATTTGGACAAAAACAAGCTATTTTGTGGTGGGATTCCAAGGGAAACCACTGAGCAGATGCTTAAGGAGCATTTTTCTAAGTATGGAACTGTGGTTAGCTCTGTTATTGCTAAAGACCGTGAAACTGGTAGACCTAGAGGCTTTGCTTTTGTTTCCTTTTCTGATTCATCTGCAGTTGATAAAGCACTCCAAGATACCCATGAAATTCTTGGAAGAATG GTAGAGGTGAAAAAAGCCATACCCAGAAGTGAACAACACcaacaacagagtcaacaacaacaacaacaaaatagtaGGGGGTTGAATTGGAATAGTAGAACTAATGGTAGAAGCAATGATCAGTTTAGGACCAAGAAGATCTTTGTAGGGGGTTTATCAGCTAACTTAACTAAGGAAGACTTCAAGAGTTACTTTGAAAGATTTGGTAGGATTACAGATGTTGTTGTGATGCATGACAATGTTACCCATCGACCAAGGGGATTTGGTTTTATTACCTTTGATTCAGAGGATGCAGTTGAGGAGGTTATGCAGAAGAATTTCCATGAGTTAAGTGGCAAGCTTGTGGAGGTGAAAAGGGCTATACCAaaagatgaaaatagcaatagtaGTAATGGTTATCATGCTAGAGTAGGTAACGGAAGTGGTTCTAACTATAACGCTTACCAACAAGGGATGTATCCTTCTTACAGTCCTAGATATGTATATTGTTGTGGGCCTGTCTCAGGTTATGGGAATGTTGCGGGATATCCTTATGGAGTTGGAACTTTTGGAGGTAATTACCCTGCTGGAGCATACCCTGGAATTGGTTATGGTATCACTTCTTTGGTGCCGCCTAGGGGTCCTTGGAATAACCCCACGATGACCGGTCTGAGGGGAAATAGTCCATTGCCTTATGGCAGTACCGGAGCAATCTATCCCACCTACATAAATGGTGGCATCGGAGTGATGGGTGTGGCTACTAATGGATATGGAGGGATTTTGGGTGCTGCGGTAAATGAGAAATCCGGTCAAGTTAGTGTTAGAGATGCTCAAGGGGTGTCTGATTAG